The following proteins are co-located in the Myxocyprinus asiaticus isolate MX2 ecotype Aquarium Trade chromosome 44, UBuf_Myxa_2, whole genome shotgun sequence genome:
- the LOC127434383 gene encoding T-complex protein 1 subunit epsilon-like encodes MSAMGTLAFDEYGRPFIIIKDQDKKSRLSGLEALKSHIMAAKAVANTLKTSLGPNGLDKMMVDKDGEVTVTNDGATILSMMDVDHQIAKLMVELSKSQDDEIGDGTTGVVVLAGALLEQAEQLLDRGIHPIRIADGYDQAARIAIEHLDKIGDSFPVDPNNTESLVQTAMTTLGSKVINRCHRQMAEIAVNAILTVVDMERKDVDFELIKVEGKVGGKLEDTQLIKGVIVDKEFSHPQMPKVLRDTKIAILTCPFEPPKPKTKHKLDVTSVEDYKALQKYEKEKFEEMIRQVKENGANLAICQWGFDDEANHLLLQNELPAIRWVGGPEIELIAIATGGRIVPRFCELTPEKLGSAGLVKEICFGTTKDRMLVIEECKNSRAVTIFIRGGNKMIIEEAKRALHDALCVIRNLIRDDRIVYGGGASEISCALAVNQAADKCPSLEQYAMRAFADALEVIPMALAENSGLNPIQTMTEVRARQVKESNSALGIDCLQLSTNDMKQQHVIETLIGKKQQISLATQVVKMILKIDDIRGPGESED; translated from the exons ATGTCAGCAATGGGGACTCTCGCCTTCGATGAATATGGTAGGCCGTTCATCATCATAAAGGACCAGGATAAGAAGTCTCGCCTGAGTGGCCTGGAAGCGCTGAAG TCGCACATTATGGCAGCAAAAGCCGTTGCCAACACCCTGAAAACATCACTAGGCCCAAATG GACTTGACAAGATGATGGTGGATAAGGATGGCGAGGTGACTGTGACCAATGATGGTGCGACCATTCTCAGCATGATGGATGTGGACCACCAGATTGCCAAGCTCATGGTTGAACTTTCCAAGTCTCAAGATGATGAAATTGGAGATGGTACCACTGGTGTTGTTG TCTTGGCAGGTGCTCTGCTTGAGCAGGCTGAGCAGCTGTTGGACAGAGGTATTCACCCCATCAGGATTGCAGATGGTTATGACCAGGCTGCAAGGATTGCCATTGAACATCTCGACAAAATTGGAGATAGTTTCCCAGTGGATCCCAACAACACCGAGTCCCTCGTTCAGACAGCCATGACCACACTTGGATCCAAAGT GATCAACCGGTGTCACAGACAGATGGCAGAGATTGCTGTCAATGCCATTCTAACAGTGGTAGACATGGAGAGGAAGGATGTTGACTTTGAGCTTATCAAAGTGGAAGGAAAGGTTGGTGGTAAGCTGGAGGACACTCAGCTCATCAAAGGCGTCATTGTGGACAAAGAATTCAGCCACCCTCAGATGCCCAAG GTACTGAGAGACACAAAAATTGCCATCCTCACCTGCCCATTTGAGCCGCCCAAGCCCAAAACCAAGCATAAGTTGGACGTTACCTCAGTGGAGGACTACAAAGCTCTGCAGAAGTATGAGAAGGAGAAGTTTGAGGAAATGATTAGACAG GTCAAGGAGAATGGCGCAAATCTTGCCATTTGCCAGTGGGGATTTGACGATGAGGCCAATCACTTGCTCTTGCAAAATGAACTCCCTGCGATCCGCTGGGTCGGTGGACCTGAGATTGAG CTCATTGCCATTGCAACTGGAGGCCGTATTGTACCCAGATTCTGTGAGCTGACACCAGAAAAGTTGGGCTCTGCTGGGCTGGTGAAGGAAATCTGTTTTGGGACCACTAAAGACAGAATGCTGGTTATAGAAGAGTGCAAGAACTCCAGAGCCGTGACCATCTTCATCCGTGGAGGAAACAAAATG ATTATCGAGGAGGCTAAAAGAGCTCTTCATGATGCTTTGTGTGTCATCCGCAACCTCATAAGGGATGACCGCATTGTGTACGGTGGTGGTGCCTCAGAGATTTCTTGCGCTCTTGCAGTCAACCAGGCAGCTGATAAG TGCCCCTCTTTGGAACAGTATGCCATGAGAGCTTTTGCTGATGCTCTTGAGGTCATCCCTATGGCACTTGCCGAAAACAGTGGTTTGAACCCCATTCAAACAATGACAGAGGTCAGGGCCCGACAAGTCAAAGAAAGCAACTCTGCACTTGGAATTGATTGCCTACAATTATCAACGAATG